A genome region from Mercenaria mercenaria strain notata chromosome 11, MADL_Memer_1, whole genome shotgun sequence includes the following:
- the LOC128547067 gene encoding coiled-coil domain-containing protein 93-like: MAASGSLFAGKPRTGSVRTSASQLDPDGNELEFDVREDEEQNVKLSQTIELLLAAGYFRARIKGLSPFDKVVGGMTWCITTCNVDIDVDLLFQENSTIGQKM, encoded by the exons atggctgccagtgGGAGTTTGTTTGCCGGAAAACCAAGGACAGGTTCTGTAAGAACATCCGCCTCGCAGCTGGACCCAGATGGAAACGAATTAGAA TTTGATGTACGTGAAGATGAGGAGCAAAATGTTAAGCTATCTCAAACAATTGAACTTCTGCTCGCAGCAGGTTACTTTAGGGCCAGGATAAAGGGATTGTCTCCCTTTGATAAG GTTGTAGGTGGCATGACGTGGTGTATAACAACATGTAATGTAGATATAGATGTAGATCTGCTGTTTCAAGAGAATTCTACCATTGGGCAGAAGATGTAG
- the LOC123532886 gene encoding coiled-coil domain-containing protein 93-like, protein MSTRIELIKYRVLTSYIYILLFRIEAHQIQGLDFIHIYPVVQQSTRIEPHQIQGLDFIHIYPVVQWLVKRAIETREELGDYIRNFSVSQFNKNHSTPEDEAFLTVKDKATSTVGDVKSAYKPERKYKRHDIDKLREEETRVQSTLLEYGRRYGFSKSDQKEQDDDKTAKKKAAAAGLGGEEGEKTLEELQAEEEKRINMLMSGMSAMGMQEGKLTASTVGSIVGMQSAEIQQIASEYAEKQAEIEQIEKSERVGGAQQHKRITAALGKQIQQNTDKLQQVQEKHAELHKAYQETQEKLQQAQAHSERIDQEMEKLNDMETEENQGILQSLKSLVAMNENLKKQEQEFKAHCKEEMARLKANIEKLKQETDGEISEDKARAGLIDKQYEADREKLHKIRLLLARKNREIAGLQRKIDEVPSRAELSQYQRRFVELYNQVASTHTETKQFYTLYNTFDDTKLYLNKEVNLLNSIYDNFSQAMSSPANKEQFLKQFEQIVEGVKNNKAKVERKKQEEKMKRDQLNDTYLDLIEKQRLYFKTVKDFQEECRKNEVLLSKMKK, encoded by the exons ATGTCCACTAGAATAGAACTCATCAAATACAGGGTCTTGACTTCATACATATATATCCTGTTGTTCAG AATAGAAGCTCATCAAATACAGGGTCTTGACTTCATACATATATATCCTGTTGTTCAG CAGTCCACTAGAATAGAACCTCATCAAATACAGGGTCTTGACTTCATACATATATATCCTGTTGTTCAG TGGTTGGTGAAGCGAGCTATAGAAACCCGAGAAGAGCTTGGGGACTACATCAGAAATTTCTCTGTGTCTCAGTTCAACAAGAATCACTCTACACCAGAG GATGAAGCATTCCTTACTGTGAAGGATAAAGCTACAAGCACTGTCGGGGATGTAAAG TCAGCATACAAGCCAGAGAGGAAATACAAACGTCATGACATTGACAAACTGAGAGAGGAGGAGACACGAGTCCAGTCTACACTTCTAGAATATGGGCGTAGATATGGTTTCAGTAAAAGTGACCAAAAAGAACAG GATGATGATAAGACTGCAAAGAAAAAAGCTGCAGCAGCAGGTCTAGGAGGAGAGGAAGGGGAGAAAACTCTGGAGGAATTACAAGCTGAGGAAGAG AAACGTATAAACATGTTAATGAGTGGTATGTCAGCTATGGGGATGCAGGAG GGAAAGCTAACAGCAAGTACAGTAGGGTCTATTGTTGGAATGCAGTCAGCAGAAATACAACAAATTGCCTCAGAATATGCAGAAAAG CAAGCAGAGATTGAGCAGATTGAGAAAAGTGAGAGAGTGGGTGGGGCGCAGCAGCATAAACGTATAACAGCTGCACTGGGCAAACAGATACAGCAGAATACAGACAAACTACAACAG GTACAAGAAAAACATGCTGAACTTCATAAAGCCTACCAAGAAACCCAGGAAAAACTACAACAG GCCCAGGCTCACAGTGAAAGGATAGACCAAGAAATGGAAAAACTCAATGACATGGAAACAGAAGAAAACCAAGG AATACTGCAAAGTTTAAAGTCTTTAGTGGCCATGAATGAAAACTTAAAGAAACAAGAGCAAGAATTTAAGGCTCATTGTAAGGAAGAAATGGCCAGACTTAAAGCAAACATTGAGAAATTAAAACAGGAAACAGATGGAGAAATTTCAGAGGATAAG GCAAGAGCTGGACTTATTGATAAACAGTATGAGGCAGATAGAGAGAAACTCCACAAGATCCGACTGCTACTG GCTAGAAAGAATCGTGAGATAGCAGGTTTACAGAGGAAGATAGATGAAGTTCCGTCACGAGCTGAGCTCAGTCAGTACCAGAGAAGATTTGTAGAGCTCTATAACCAAG TGGCATCTACACATACAGAAACAAAGCAGTTTTACACTTTATACAACACATTTGATGATACTAAACTATATCTGAACAAAGAG gttAACTTGCTGAACTCCATTTATGACAACTTTTCCCA AGCCATGTCTTCACCTGCCAATAAAGAACAATTCTTGAAACAGTTTGAACAGATTGTGGAGGGAGTGAAAAACAATAAGGCAAAG GTGGAAAGAAAGAAACAGGAGGAGAAAATGAAGAGAGATCAACTAAATGATACCTACCTAGACTTAATAGAAAAACAGCGACTCTACTTCAAAACTGTCAAAGATTTCCAAGAG gAATGTCGGAAAAATGAAGTTCTTTTATCAAAGATGAAGAAATAA